The genomic region GCCTGCGTCAGTAAGGCACCCTGACCGAAAGCCTCGCCCGTGAGTCGAAGAATCCTGCGATCCACCAGGTCATGCTGTGTCTTGCACGAGCAGTCCTCCCGTGCGTAAAGGGTGAGTTTGACCGATACTAACTGCATTTCGTCCACCGGTACGCCCGGGGGCACCTCCTTCGAGACTGCCTGAAAGATAACTTGCCCCTCCGTTCTCTGACCGCCAAAGTAGAGGTCCAGGTACGTTACGAGCAGTTCGGAGAGCGATCTGCATACAGCACGATGGAAGGCGTAGTCCCGTCGAAGTTCGTTATAAAACTGGGTTTCTAGCCGCCGATTAAAAGTCGCGAGATACTCTTTCGATACGTCACCCATCATGGTCATCACCACCGATACTTTGTGGGTATGGTTGGTAAGCCCATCGGTCATTTGAAAGTATTTTAAATATATAAAAACATATATTCACTATCATGAGAACTTTTGTTGATATCGGCTTGAACGAGGCATACCGGCGAGTGGCGCAACTCGGCGATAAACTTGCGGAGATCGAATCGTTGCTTGATTGGGAAGCGTTCCGTCCAATAGTGACCGAGCTGTACGATAATAAGAGCAAACGAGGCGGTCGCCCGAATACTGATGAAGTGCTGATGATCAAACTGCTGGTGCTTCAGCAGTGGCACGGGCTCTCTGATCCAGAACTGGAGAAACAGGTCGCGGATCGGCTCTCGTTCAGGAAGTTCCTCGGTTTTCCCCCTACTATTCCGGATTTTACGACCGTCTGGAGGTTTCGAGAGCGGTTGGCCGAGACCGGTAGAGATCAAGCGATCTGGGCGGAGCTCCAGCGGCAGCTTGATGCGCTCGGCCTGAATGTGCGAAAAGGGGTCGTTCAGGACGCGACGTTTATCTTCGCGGATCCTGGGCATGCGAAGGCGGACACGCCACGCGGCGATGAGGCAAAGACGCGGCGGAGTGCCGACGGTACGTGGGCGAAGACGGGCAACAAATCCCATTTTGGCTACAAACTCCACAGCAAAGTAGATACTGACTTCGGTCTCATTCGAGAACTTGAAACGACCACGGCGTCGATTCACGACAGCCAGATAGACCTCTCCCGAGAGGGCGAGATCGCCTATCGCGATAAGGGGTATCAGGGTGCAGGGTGCAAGGGTTACTCCGCGACGATGAAACGCGGTGCTCGGGATCATCCTATCGGCATCCGGGATACGTTGCGAAATCGCCGCATCAGCAAAAAGAGAGCTCCCGGTGAGCGTCACTATGCCGGGATTAAGCGTGTATTCAACGCTGGACACGTGCTGGTTACCACAGTGGAGCGGGTCAACGTGAAGATGATCTTCACCGATCTT from Methanomicrobia archaeon harbors:
- a CDS encoding DUF1670 domain-containing protein, translated to MGDVSKEYLATFNRRLETQFYNELRRDYAFHRAVCRSLSELLVTYLDLYFGGQRTEGQVIFQAVSKEVPPGVPVDEMQLVSVKLTLYAREDCSCKTQHDLVDRRILRLTGEAFGQGALLTQADIAILLSESTKTVARHIKDLETHGHIVPTRGSWKDIGPGVSHKKRILELYLKGDEYTEIERKTKHSGEAIMRYVKDFARILVLTEEEYSAPELRIV
- a CDS encoding IS5 family transposase; protein product: MRTFVDIGLNEAYRRVAQLGDKLAEIESLLDWEAFRPIVTELYDNKSKRGGRPNTDEVLMIKLLVLQQWHGLSDPELEKQVADRLSFRKFLGFPPTIPDFTTVWRFRERLAETGRDQAIWAELQRQLDALGLNVRKGVVQDATFIFADPGHAKADTPRGDEAKTRRSADGTWAKTGNKSHFGYKLHSKVDTDFGLIRELETTTASIHDSQIDLSREGEIAYRDKGYQGAGCKGYSATMKRGARDHPIGIRDTLRNRRISKKRAPGERHYAGIKRVFNAGHVLVTTVERVNVKMIFTDLSFNLYQLCTLKRQGVV